Proteins encoded together in one Halalkaliarchaeum sp. AArc-CO window:
- a CDS encoding SpoVR family protein, translating to MSNAYRDDRLLAKREATELLGPVREARNLARKLGLDPYPVNYWIVDHEEMNHLIAYDGFQRRYPHWRWGMKYDRQRKRDQHGLGKAFEIVNNDEPANAFLQESNSLADQKAVITHVEAHADFFRNNEWYRLYADRGADGPAAAAMLSRHADAIEEYMEDPEIARDDVEQFIDAVSCLEDTIDQYRPVAADLDGDPGSENSTSGEDPDGAEDGRREVFADLELSSEVREAVFDDEWLEGESEGTPSEPQRDVLGFLLAYGKRYDEEERKAVDRPEWQTDVLSMLREEAYYFAPQKMTKVTNEGWASYWESLMMADEQFAGTDEFVTYADHMSRVLASPGLNPYKLGRALWEYVENRANRREVIERLLRVDGVTWRNFEDTVDLEYVRELLEPDETVANVGIESLDRLDPDDPRVDASALAAARRTRDGEIPPDDERAVDADRHPWKLLTYEGLAERHYSLVKPHNYGVLARVTRSQLERRARYLFDDERYRSVEEAIADVPYTAGWDRLFEVRESHNDVTFIDEFLTQEFVDEYDYFTYEYSRAAQEYRVASTDAADVKKKLLLRFTNFGKPTIVVYDGNFDNAGELLLGHQYNGVAIDERQARATLERVFQLWGRPVNLATIRVEYDDREIELARRRSREPEGAEIGVRIRYDGDGFEEHDLDDGLFDRLAANDVDYDTKPDDWLA from the coding sequence CGACGATATCCCCACTGGCGGTGGGGTATGAAGTACGATCGCCAGCGGAAGCGCGACCAGCACGGGCTCGGGAAGGCGTTCGAAATCGTCAACAACGACGAGCCAGCGAACGCGTTCCTCCAGGAGTCGAACTCGCTCGCCGATCAGAAGGCGGTCATCACCCACGTCGAGGCCCATGCGGACTTCTTCCGGAACAACGAGTGGTATCGGCTGTACGCGGACCGGGGGGCAGACGGGCCCGCCGCCGCGGCGATGCTGTCCCGTCACGCCGACGCGATCGAGGAGTACATGGAAGATCCCGAAATCGCTCGAGACGACGTCGAGCAGTTCATAGACGCGGTCAGCTGTCTGGAGGATACGATCGATCAGTATCGGCCGGTGGCTGCCGACCTCGACGGCGATCCCGGCAGCGAGAACTCGACCAGCGGCGAGGATCCCGACGGGGCGGAGGACGGACGCCGCGAGGTATTTGCAGATCTCGAACTGTCCTCGGAGGTTCGGGAGGCGGTCTTTGACGACGAGTGGCTGGAGGGGGAGTCCGAGGGAACGCCATCGGAGCCGCAGCGTGACGTACTCGGGTTCCTTCTCGCATACGGCAAACGGTACGACGAAGAGGAGCGGAAGGCCGTCGATCGTCCGGAGTGGCAGACGGACGTGCTCTCGATGCTTCGGGAGGAGGCGTACTACTTCGCCCCCCAGAAGATGACCAAGGTGACAAACGAGGGGTGGGCGAGTTACTGGGAGTCGTTGATGATGGCAGACGAGCAGTTCGCCGGCACGGACGAGTTCGTCACTTACGCCGACCACATGTCGCGGGTTCTCGCCTCCCCCGGATTGAATCCCTACAAACTCGGCAGGGCGCTGTGGGAGTACGTCGAAAACCGCGCCAACCGGCGCGAGGTCATAGAGCGGCTGCTCCGGGTCGACGGCGTCACCTGGCGGAACTTCGAGGACACGGTCGACCTCGAGTACGTCCGGGAACTGCTCGAACCCGACGAGACGGTCGCGAACGTCGGTATCGAGTCGCTCGATCGACTGGATCCCGACGACCCGCGGGTGGACGCGTCGGCGCTTGCAGCCGCCAGACGGACCCGCGACGGGGAGATCCCTCCCGACGACGAGAGAGCCGTCGACGCCGATCGGCATCCCTGGAAACTGCTGACCTACGAAGGGCTCGCAGAGCGTCACTACTCCCTGGTCAAACCGCACAACTACGGCGTCCTGGCACGGGTAACTCGGTCGCAACTCGAGCGGCGTGCTCGGTATCTCTTCGACGACGAGCGGTACCGGAGCGTCGAGGAGGCGATCGCGGACGTCCCCTACACCGCCGGCTGGGATCGCCTGTTCGAGGTGCGGGAGAGTCACAACGACGTGACGTTCATCGACGAGTTTCTCACTCAGGAGTTCGTAGACGAGTACGACTACTTCACCTACGAGTACTCCCGAGCGGCCCAGGAGTATCGGGTCGCCTCGACCGACGCCGCCGACGTGAAAAAGAAGCTGCTGTTGCGGTTCACCAACTTCGGGAAGCCGACGATCGTCGTCTACGACGGCAACTTCGACAACGCGGGCGAACTGCTGTTGGGCCACCAGTACAACGGGGTTGCGATCGACGAGCGACAGGCGCGGGCGACACTCGAGCGCGTCTTCCAGCTGTGGGGCCGGCCGGTCAACCTCGCGACGATCCGGGTCGAGTACGACGATCGAGAGATCGAACTCGCCCGGCGGCGCTCGCGGGAACCCGAAGGGGCCGAGATCGGCGTTCGGATTCGGTACGACGGCGACGGCTTCGAAGAGCACGACCTCGATGACGGGCTGTTCGATCGGCTGGCGGCGAACGATGTCGATTACGACACGAAGCCGGACGACTGGCTCGCGTGA
- a CDS encoding secondary thiamine-phosphate synthase enzyme YjbQ: MRFTVDTDTGTAVHDVTEQVADALPPSGDGVATVFVRHTTAGLVVNEPEARLLGDVETFLSELVPDEGWEHDQIDDNADSHLRALLLGESVTVPVRNGEPDLGTWQAILLVECDGPRSRTVEVIVH; the protein is encoded by the coding sequence ATGCGCTTTACCGTCGATACCGACACCGGGACTGCGGTTCACGACGTGACCGAGCAGGTGGCGGACGCTCTCCCGCCGTCCGGGGACGGTGTCGCCACCGTGTTCGTTCGCCACACCACTGCCGGCCTCGTCGTCAACGAACCTGAAGCGCGACTGCTCGGCGACGTGGAGACGTTCCTCTCGGAGCTCGTTCCCGACGAGGGGTGGGAACACGACCAGATCGACGACAACGCCGACTCACATCTCCGGGCGCTCCTTTTGGGTGAAAGTGTCACCGTCCCGGTTCGGAACGGGGAGCCGGATCTGGGGACGTGGCAGGCGATCCTGCTCGTGGAGTGTGACGGGCCACGGTCCCGGACGGTTGAGGTGATCGTTCACTGA
- a CDS encoding DUF5821 family protein: MLVGERDRGPAGRLRASLPDGDLLGRVERVGIASRVLFSRVTIQLAEADVIETERVPIDIGKPRNRL; this comes from the coding sequence ATGCTGGTTGGTGAGCGCGATCGTGGTCCCGCGGGGCGTCTCCGGGCGTCCCTGCCGGACGGGGATCTCCTCGGCCGGGTCGAGCGTGTCGGGATCGCCTCAAGGGTGCTGTTCTCACGCGTGACGATCCAACTTGCGGAGGCCGACGTGATCGAGACCGAACGAGTGCCGATCGATATCGGTAAGCCACGGAACCGGTTGTAG
- a CDS encoding winged helix-turn-helix domain-containing protein, with protein MMEKDSRIKRSEYSDRSPFVRLLEKPAHVRIYDVFLRKHYTELSAAEVADLGGIDKATFHKNKKELLNLGIIEQTRVKGQTEYYRLNKENEFVEILHDTHTKLQAHAPVIAEQTEVYKPGWLLHRDIEQIRDALGNRLETERNDVSGDAASGPTESEQSERERSYDRAAQKAVLPR; from the coding sequence ATGATGGAGAAAGATAGCCGGATCAAGCGATCGGAGTACAGTGACCGTTCGCCGTTCGTTCGGCTATTGGAGAAACCGGCACATGTTCGAATCTACGATGTCTTTTTGCGAAAGCACTACACCGAGCTTTCGGCCGCAGAGGTCGCTGATCTCGGCGGCATCGACAAGGCTACGTTCCACAAAAACAAGAAGGAACTCCTCAATCTCGGCATTATCGAACAAACCCGCGTCAAGGGTCAGACGGAATATTATCGACTGAACAAGGAGAACGAGTTCGTCGAGATCCTTCACGACACCCACACCAAACTGCAGGCACACGCACCTGTAATCGCCGAACAGACGGAGGTGTACAAGCCGGGGTGGCTGCTGCACAGGGATATCGAGCAGATCCGCGACGCACTCGGGAACCGGCTTGAGACAGAACGTAATGATGTGTCGGGCGACGCTGCATCTGGGCCAACTGAATCGGAGCAATCCGAACGTGAACGCTCGTACGACAGGGCGGCCCAGAAAGCTGTCCTCCCCAGATAG
- the tnpA gene encoding IS200/IS605 family transposase: MKYDLDTGAHSVYSLHYHLILTTKYRRGVLTEERTQFIRGVIEGFADKYGVTLTHLDGEDDHVHILFRAEPTTDLVKFINTVKGATARRIRNEYEDELKTDLWGDSFWNDSYCLISTGQVSLDVLKEYVEDQRA, from the coding sequence ATGAAGTACGACCTCGATACGGGAGCGCACTCGGTGTATTCACTCCACTACCACCTGATACTCACCACCAAGTATCGGCGTGGTGTACTCACCGAGGAGCGAACCCAATTCATTCGCGGGGTCATCGAGGGGTTCGCGGACAAGTACGGTGTCACACTGACCCATCTCGACGGTGAAGACGACCACGTTCATATCCTGTTCCGGGCTGAACCAACCACAGACCTCGTGAAGTTCATCAACACCGTCAAAGGCGCAACTGCTCGACGCATCCGCAACGAGTACGAGGATGAACTCAAAACTGACCTGTGGGGCGACTCCTTCTGGAACGACTCGTACTGTCTCATTTCGACAGGACAAGTCTCACTGGATGTGTTGAAAGAGTACGTCGAGGACCAACGAGCATGA
- a CDS encoding transposase, with translation MNYNYRYRLKPTESQRETLDYHRDTCRQLYNHALYGFNQIPEDEGTVKQRVRKIRDELPDLKDWWDALTDIYSKVLQPTVMQIAKNINRLGQLKEQGYKVGELRWKSPREFRSFTYNQSGFELDKKSGQTVLSLSKLADIPIELHRPLPDDATVKEVTLKKEKTGEWFAIFGIEMDTEPPAKPPLAEIDTDEMVGIDVGILKYSHDTDGTAVESLDLSEERERLEREQRKLSRKEYESNNWQKQRRRVAECHLDIKRKRRDFLHKLSTYYAREYELVAVENLDVKGMLESPRNSRNTASAAWSTFTDMLETKCEREGTHFVEVDPDGTTKECANCGVETEKPLWVREHSCPACRFEADRDANAAWNVLSRGLTKLGVGHSELPPVETALPAGTAVVPAKRVLEAGSPCLKERAATPRVSRQG, from the coding sequence ATGAACTACAACTACAGGTATCGCCTCAAGCCGACCGAAAGCCAGCGTGAGACGTTGGACTACCACCGCGATACGTGTAGACAGCTCTACAACCACGCCCTGTACGGCTTCAACCAGATTCCCGAAGATGAGGGCACCGTCAAACAGCGTGTCCGGAAAATCCGGGACGAGCTTCCCGACCTCAAAGACTGGTGGGACGCACTCACCGACATCTACTCGAAAGTGCTTCAGCCCACCGTTATGCAGATTGCGAAGAATATCAACCGCCTCGGACAACTCAAAGAGCAGGGCTACAAGGTTGGTGAACTCCGGTGGAAATCACCACGCGAGTTTCGCAGTTTCACCTACAACCAGTCTGGCTTCGAACTCGACAAAAAGAGTGGTCAGACCGTGTTGTCGCTGTCGAAACTCGCAGATATTCCTATCGAACTTCACCGACCGCTGCCTGACGATGCCACAGTCAAAGAAGTCACGCTCAAAAAAGAGAAAACCGGCGAGTGGTTTGCTATCTTCGGCATCGAGATGGACACAGAACCGCCAGCCAAGCCACCGCTAGCGGAGATTGACACTGATGAGATGGTCGGCATCGACGTGGGTATTCTGAAGTATTCCCACGATACAGACGGCACAGCGGTCGAATCACTCGACCTCTCAGAGGAACGCGAAAGGCTCGAACGAGAGCAGCGGAAACTCTCACGCAAAGAGTACGAGTCGAACAACTGGCAGAAGCAACGTCGGCGTGTCGCCGAGTGCCATCTCGACATCAAGCGCAAGCGGCGTGACTTCCTGCACAAACTCTCGACCTATTACGCTCGGGAGTACGAGCTAGTCGCGGTCGAAAACCTCGACGTAAAAGGGATGCTCGAATCGCCACGCAACAGCCGCAACACGGCGTCAGCGGCGTGGAGCACCTTTACCGATATGCTCGAAACGAAGTGTGAACGCGAAGGCACGCACTTCGTGGAGGTTGATCCAGATGGCACCACCAAAGAGTGTGCCAACTGTGGTGTCGAAACCGAGAAACCGCTGTGGGTTCGTGAGCACTCCTGTCCTGCCTGTCGCTTCGAGGCCGACAGAGACGCAAACGCGGCGTGGAATGTTCTTTCTCGCGGACTCACCAAACTAGGAGTGGGACACTCCGAATTACCGCCTGTGGAGACTGCGCTCCCTGCGGGAACTGCGGTTGTTCCTGCAAAGCGCGTCTTGGAAGCAGGAAGCCCCTGCCTCAAGGAACGAGCGGCGACGCCGCGAGTGAGTAGGCAGGGGTAG